A single genomic interval of uncultured Sphaerochaeta sp. harbors:
- a CDS encoding TIGR00730 family Rossman fold protein produces the protein MKKLQTLAVFCGSSTGTNPRLAEGAKELGIAMAEKHLSLVYGGGNRGLMGIVAQSLYDRGGNVIGVLPEALNRSDVRLHTVENELIIVPTMHERKAKMYSLADAFIALPGGIGTLEEILEIFTWLQLGYHQKPVAILNLAGFYDQLLDFLSYSVQQGFLKQDHLNALIVDQDIDSLLEKLEEWDPKLSDKLSP, from the coding sequence ATGAAGAAATTACAAACACTTGCAGTATTTTGCGGAAGCAGCACCGGAACCAACCCCCGTTTAGCGGAAGGGGCAAAAGAATTGGGTATCGCTATGGCAGAAAAACACCTTTCATTGGTGTATGGTGGGGGAAATCGTGGGCTGATGGGAATTGTTGCCCAAAGTCTCTATGATCGTGGTGGGAATGTAATCGGGGTCCTGCCTGAAGCACTGAACAGAAGTGACGTTCGGCTGCATACTGTTGAAAACGAACTGATCATTGTTCCCACAATGCACGAGAGAAAAGCCAAAATGTACTCACTTGCTGATGCATTTATAGCCCTCCCGGGAGGAATCGGTACGCTGGAGGAAATCCTGGAAATCTTTACCTGGTTGCAACTCGGGTACCACCAGAAACCTGTGGCCATACTCAATCTTGCAGGATTCTATGATCAACTTTTGGATTTTCTCTCCTACAGCGTACAGCAAGGGTTTCTTAAACAAGACCATCTGAATGCATTGATCGTCGACCAAGACATTGATTCGTTGCTCGAAAAACTTGAAGAATGGGATCCAAAACTGAGTGATAAACTCTCACCCTAA
- a CDS encoding Fic family protein, translating into MKSGRVQACIDYIRFNHEAEGYEFSEEEEQSARSILEEESTADELIQRYIEEHGLAMQYTKTSDELSVYPDTSTLVNFFSIKERSKLRKVEASLANLRTAEMLTESVDNTYDFEYLKTIHGRMFSDVYPSAGQIRTTVAAKRTVFCHPTFIESAAEDIFSRLRKEHYLKGLDREIFINDLAFFMGEIEALHPFRDGNGRAARLFFYQLSVHAGFDIDWSMVDPDRLLEADISAIDGDYQLLIDVLEEVVL; encoded by the coding sequence ATGAAATCAGGCCGTGTGCAAGCATGCATCGACTACATAAGGTTCAACCACGAGGCAGAAGGATATGAATTCTCCGAGGAAGAGGAACAAAGTGCACGTTCCATCCTGGAGGAAGAGTCTACAGCGGATGAATTGATCCAGCGGTATATTGAGGAACACGGACTTGCAATGCAGTACACCAAAACCTCAGACGAGCTCTCCGTCTATCCTGATACCTCTACCTTGGTTAACTTCTTTTCGATCAAGGAACGATCTAAACTGAGAAAAGTGGAAGCCTCCCTGGCCAACTTGCGTACCGCAGAGATGCTTACTGAGTCAGTAGACAATACCTATGATTTCGAATATCTGAAAACCATTCATGGAAGAATGTTCAGTGACGTCTATCCCTCAGCCGGCCAGATTCGAACCACCGTTGCTGCAAAGAGGACCGTTTTCTGCCATCCTACATTTATCGAGAGCGCTGCAGAGGATATTTTCAGCCGTCTCAGGAAAGAACACTACCTCAAAGGATTGGATCGGGAGATCTTTATCAACGACCTCGCTTTCTTTATGGGAGAAATTGAGGCCCTTCACCCGTTTAGAGATGGAAATGGAAGGGCAGCTCGCCTGTTCTTCTACCAGCTATCGGTACATGCGGGTTTTGACATCGACTGGTCGATGGTCGACCCGGACCGATTGCTAGAAGCTGATATCAGCGCGATTGACGGGGATTACCAACTGTTGATCGATGTGCTGGAAGAAGTGGTATTGTAA
- a CDS encoding 2-hydroxyacid dehydrogenase yields the protein MTKIAFFDTKPYDKVWFDHFSGDYQVEITYFESKLNHKTAPLAHGYEVVCAFVNDTIDEQVIDDLYQGGVRLLAMRCAGYNNIDFKASFGKIHIVRVPAYSPYAVAEHAMALLLSLVRQTHHSYVRTREFNFSLNGLVGFDLHGKTIGVVGTGKIGRVFIDICKGFGMRVLAYDPYPNDSISVDYCSFEELCSESDIISLHCPLTEDSFHLVGRESIAKMKDGVVLINTSRGALVDSLALLEGIRSKKIGGAALDVYEEEAELFYEDRSTTILDDDILMLLISMPNVLVTSHQAFLTKEALQNIALTTLKSIESYAKGDVMEHEICYQCDTCNKVTGQRCF from the coding sequence ATGACCAAAATAGCTTTTTTCGATACCAAGCCCTATGACAAGGTTTGGTTTGATCATTTCTCCGGTGATTATCAGGTGGAAATCACCTATTTTGAATCGAAGCTCAACCATAAGACAGCTCCACTCGCCCATGGGTATGAGGTGGTCTGTGCTTTTGTGAACGATACCATTGATGAACAAGTGATCGATGATTTGTATCAAGGTGGTGTTCGTCTCCTTGCCATGCGTTGTGCAGGATACAACAACATTGATTTCAAGGCATCCTTCGGCAAGATTCATATTGTCAGGGTACCTGCATACTCACCCTATGCTGTTGCAGAGCATGCAATGGCACTTCTGCTGAGCCTGGTGAGGCAGACACACCACAGTTATGTGAGAACCCGTGAGTTCAATTTCAGTCTCAATGGTTTGGTTGGTTTTGACCTCCATGGAAAGACCATCGGGGTTGTAGGGACTGGTAAGATTGGACGGGTATTCATCGATATCTGCAAAGGGTTCGGGATGCGGGTCCTTGCCTATGATCCCTATCCCAATGATTCGATTTCTGTTGACTACTGCAGTTTTGAGGAGCTTTGCAGTGAGAGTGACATCATAAGCCTCCATTGTCCCCTGACCGAGGATTCCTTCCATCTGGTAGGTCGGGAGAGTATCGCCAAGATGAAAGACGGGGTTGTATTGATCAACACCTCTCGTGGTGCCTTGGTTGACAGCCTGGCACTCTTGGAAGGCATTCGGAGCAAGAAGATTGGAGGAGCCGCACTGGATGTGTACGAGGAGGAGGCTGAACTCTTCTATGAGGATAGAAGCACCACCATCCTTGATGATGACATCCTTATGCTCCTGATCTCGATGCCCAATGTACTGGTCACCAGTCATCAGGCGTTCCTTACCAAGGAAGCTCTCCAGAATATAGCACTCACGACGCTCAAGAGCATTGAAAGCTATGCGAAGGGAGATGTGATGGAGCATGAGATCTGTTATCAGTGCGATACCTGCAACAAGGTTACCGGTCAGCGCTGTTTCTGA
- a CDS encoding CpXC domain-containing protein — MQDVTLTCPHCKKEHPHTLTPFIDLQKQPKQRLGILTDSLFSVTCPACKRQYTVLHELLVVDETTKWAMMLIPNTEYEQVDGKVTGREDLESYTLRLVSTTASLKEKLLIREQGLDDRTVELCKLYLSLQLEHSEYQLFFTELRKKENTLYFTVLTQDGSLEGSISCEYGLYDQLLETATAFPVKEGYFIQVDRQWAEQSIRNSADR, encoded by the coding sequence GTGCAAGACGTAACCCTTACCTGCCCCCACTGCAAAAAGGAACACCCCCATACCCTTACCCCGTTCATAGACCTCCAAAAACAACCAAAGCAGAGATTGGGTATCCTTACCGATAGCCTCTTCAGTGTCACCTGTCCTGCTTGCAAGAGACAGTACACGGTACTGCATGAGCTACTGGTGGTAGATGAAACTACAAAATGGGCAATGATGCTCATTCCAAACACTGAATACGAGCAGGTGGATGGTAAGGTAACAGGACGGGAGGACCTCGAGTCCTACACACTAAGACTGGTTAGCACAACAGCCTCCCTTAAGGAGAAACTCCTGATCAGGGAACAAGGCCTGGATGACCGCACTGTAGAGCTATGCAAGCTCTACCTTTCCCTCCAACTAGAGCATTCGGAGTACCAGCTCTTCTTCACGGAATTGAGAAAAAAAGAAAATACGCTGTACTTCACGGTTCTAACACAAGATGGATCCCTCGAGGGATCCATCAGTTGTGAATATGGCCTGTATGATCAGCTCCTTGAGACTGCAACAGCTTTCCCTGTCAAGGAAGGATATTTTATCCAAGTAGACAGGCAGTGGGCTGAGCAGAGTATCAGAAACAGCGCTGACCGGTAA
- the rlmKL gene encoding bifunctional 23S rRNA (guanine(2069)-N(7))-methyltransferase RlmK/23S rRNA (guanine(2445)-N(2))-methyltransferase RlmL — translation MNDIIEEEARRAGATEIRSISGGVEFAADLAAAYRFCLWSRTATRVLLGLFMDDDIQNADELYEASLQIPWEDWITPEQTFLVTETTKNCRYLKNSHFATIRVKDAIVDRIREKFDGQRPMVDKEESDVVFHVHIDGDAVAWYVDFSGRGLYKRGYRAAQTDAVLGEYLAASVLYRSEWRKALEAEETVPTLLDPFTGSGTLAIEAALWASDRAPGLVTARKFNFLSLPFHDPDLWDDVVDEAVERAEKAKDRKISIYAWDNDPKAVAIARKNAELAQVDHLIDFRIQDFLTITKEDVPTDHGYIITDPPYGLRMESDGDLRSLYRKIGSQLSSLFGGWNVALLCGQQELLSYVDMKPNRTNTVNNGGVTCQIAHYYVFTSEERQQMIERAIARKQERLAQPLSEGAQMAYNRLVKNLAAITPIMESQGVTCYRIYDADMPEYSAAIDLYEGKYISLQEYAPPSTIEEEAALRRLGELIDATERATGIDREQIYVKQRTPQKGEKQYEKMASSDRFYIINENDAKYLVNFTDYLDTGIFLDHRPIRAEIAKMAEGKRFLNLFCYTGTATVQAAKGGALSTVSVDASTTYLDWATKNMELNGFTGMNHFFYRSDCIEFLFDTYDRYDLIFCDPPTFSNGKGRDTFDVYRDQVRLIKACMMHLDEKGTLIFSNNFRKFKMDERLLEEYDIQDISKETIAEDFARDQKIHQTYLIKHRPIAKIKQVKPAPKKVIRKK, via the coding sequence ATGAACGACATAATTGAAGAGGAAGCCCGTAGGGCTGGTGCAACCGAAATCCGCAGTATCAGCGGTGGTGTTGAGTTCGCAGCAGACCTTGCAGCAGCCTACCGGTTCTGCCTTTGGTCGAGGACCGCTACAAGGGTTCTCCTTGGTTTGTTCATGGATGACGATATCCAGAACGCTGATGAGCTCTATGAAGCATCACTGCAGATACCCTGGGAGGATTGGATCACTCCTGAGCAGACATTCTTGGTTACCGAGACGACGAAGAACTGCCGATACCTGAAAAATTCTCACTTTGCAACAATCCGCGTCAAGGACGCAATTGTTGACCGGATCAGGGAAAAATTTGACGGCCAACGGCCCATGGTAGACAAGGAAGAGAGCGATGTGGTGTTCCACGTACATATCGATGGAGACGCAGTCGCATGGTATGTAGACTTCTCCGGCCGTGGTTTGTATAAGCGTGGTTACCGCGCCGCACAGACCGATGCAGTCCTCGGAGAGTACCTTGCAGCATCAGTGCTTTACCGCTCAGAGTGGAGGAAGGCCTTGGAGGCAGAAGAAACTGTTCCTACCTTGCTTGATCCTTTCACCGGAAGCGGTACGCTCGCCATCGAAGCCGCTCTCTGGGCAAGTGACCGTGCCCCAGGGTTGGTAACTGCCCGAAAGTTCAACTTCCTCAGCCTTCCCTTCCATGACCCGGATCTCTGGGATGATGTGGTAGATGAAGCTGTCGAGAGAGCTGAAAAGGCAAAGGATCGCAAGATTTCCATCTATGCATGGGATAATGATCCTAAGGCCGTGGCTATTGCAAGAAAGAACGCTGAGCTAGCCCAGGTTGATCACCTGATCGACTTCCGTATACAGGACTTCCTTACCATTACCAAGGAAGATGTCCCAACCGACCATGGCTACATCATCACCGATCCTCCCTATGGGCTGAGGATGGAAAGTGATGGGGATCTTCGCTCTCTCTATCGAAAGATCGGCAGCCAGCTAAGCAGCCTCTTTGGTGGATGGAACGTAGCCCTGCTGTGTGGACAGCAAGAGCTGTTGAGCTATGTTGACATGAAACCCAATAGGACCAATACAGTAAACAACGGTGGGGTCACTTGCCAGATTGCCCACTACTATGTATTCACGTCTGAAGAACGACAGCAGATGATCGAACGTGCAATTGCCCGTAAGCAGGAACGGCTTGCCCAGCCCTTGAGCGAGGGAGCCCAGATGGCATACAACCGTTTGGTCAAGAACCTTGCTGCTATCACTCCCATCATGGAAAGCCAGGGAGTCACCTGCTACCGTATCTATGATGCAGACATGCCGGAGTACAGCGCGGCAATCGATCTCTATGAAGGCAAATATATCAGCCTCCAGGAGTATGCCCCCCCGAGCACCATTGAGGAAGAGGCTGCGCTCAGACGTTTGGGAGAACTTATTGATGCCACTGAACGAGCAACTGGTATTGATCGCGAACAGATCTACGTAAAACAGCGAACCCCCCAGAAAGGCGAGAAGCAATACGAGAAGATGGCAAGCAGCGACCGGTTCTACATCATCAATGAGAATGATGCCAAATATCTGGTGAACTTCACCGACTATCTGGATACCGGAATCTTTCTCGACCACCGTCCTATCCGCGCCGAGATTGCCAAGATGGCGGAAGGAAAGCGGTTCCTGAACCTGTTCTGCTATACGGGAACCGCCACAGTACAGGCGGCCAAGGGAGGAGCACTAAGCACCGTGAGTGTTGATGCCTCCACAACTTACCTTGACTGGGCTACGAAGAACATGGAGCTTAATGGTTTTACCGGAATGAATCACTTTTTCTATCGAAGCGACTGTATCGAATTCCTATTCGACACCTACGACCGGTATGACCTCATCTTCTGTGATCCCCCAACCTTTTCAAATGGAAAGGGACGGGATACCTTCGATGTCTATCGAGACCAGGTTCGCTTGATCAAGGCTTGTATGATGCATCTCGATGAGAAAGGCACTTTGATCTTCAGCAACAACTTCCGGAAATTCAAGATGGATGAGCGACTTCTTGAAGAGTATGACATCCAGGATATCTCGAAAGAGACCATTGCAGAGGATTTTGCGCGCGACCAGAAGATTCACCAGACCTACCTGATCAAGCATCGTCCAATTGCCAAGATCAAGCAGGTAAAACCTGCCCCCAAGAAGGTGATTCGAAAAAAATAG
- a CDS encoding Hsp33 family molecular chaperone HslO: MIKKKIEDSNLREHLASLPEDGREVFLLHNDQVRVTAISATTLINQMRANHELGLLETYVLGQAYLAAGLLSSTVKGNDRIQLTIECGGPIAGVYTEAWAAGAVRGYLKHNPIPLNKPLESLDLNELYGPGFISVSKLLEGHKTPFTGQTMMAYGDLAKDLALYFHQSEQTPTLFSLSINFNKEGQVTGSGALFLQAMPGCEEHVLEKLQEQAYALPSIGKKLAEGMSIKEYVEEQFGSYELRHLARQPLGFSCPCSREQYQTYLKQLDKAEQQDILEHGPFPLELVCVNCNTHYHYEKFELDYLFSDAEGEPK; the protein is encoded by the coding sequence ATGATCAAGAAAAAGATAGAAGATAGTAATTTACGTGAACATCTCGCTTCCCTGCCTGAAGATGGGCGCGAGGTGTTCCTTTTGCATAACGACCAAGTTCGTGTTACTGCAATCTCAGCGACCACACTTATCAATCAGATGCGAGCCAACCATGAACTGGGACTCCTGGAGACCTATGTATTGGGTCAGGCATACCTTGCAGCAGGCCTTCTCAGCAGTACGGTAAAAGGCAATGACCGAATCCAGTTGACTATTGAGTGTGGAGGTCCTATAGCAGGTGTGTACACGGAGGCCTGGGCAGCAGGAGCAGTAAGGGGATATCTGAAACATAATCCAATCCCCCTTAACAAACCCCTGGAAAGTTTGGACCTGAACGAACTCTATGGACCTGGCTTTATCTCAGTCTCCAAGTTGCTGGAGGGGCACAAGACCCCCTTCACTGGACAGACCATGATGGCCTATGGCGATTTGGCCAAGGATCTTGCACTCTACTTCCATCAGTCAGAGCAGACCCCCACCCTCTTCAGCCTCTCGATTAATTTCAACAAAGAAGGACAGGTTACCGGTAGCGGTGCCCTGTTCCTGCAGGCAATGCCAGGGTGTGAAGAGCATGTCCTCGAGAAACTCCAAGAGCAGGCCTATGCTCTTCCATCCATCGGCAAGAAACTCGCCGAGGGGATGTCGATCAAGGAGTATGTAGAAGAGCAGTTTGGGAGCTATGAACTCAGGCACCTGGCAAGACAACCCCTGGGCTTCTCTTGCCCCTGTTCTCGCGAGCAATACCAAACGTACCTGAAGCAACTGGACAAGGCAGAGCAACAGGATATCCTGGAGCATGGCCCTTTCCCGCTTGAGCTGGTCTGTGTCAATTGCAATACCCACTACCATTACGAAAAATTTGAACTAGATTACTTGTTCAGCGACGCAGAGGGAGAACCCAAATGA